One part of the Vicia villosa cultivar HV-30 ecotype Madison, WI linkage group LG6, Vvil1.0, whole genome shotgun sequence genome encodes these proteins:
- the LOC131614862 gene encoding uncharacterized protein LOC131614862, which produces MSSARRRQRDISSTYVPGPVTADPGSSVPYAQQHEDDLVPDPVWYPSGPIDASILIRDPQRFYNHDRKIVVHQQPDELWFRDTLAASRLRDLSTICFQTIHNGMLMAFAERWHPDISSFHLPLSEITITLDNIACLLHILVRGTLLSHGRLTNVEVMEMLIEELGDDHANALEEVERIRGAHMRFHTLQRIYDAEFLAENQVADDEA; this is translated from the exons ATGTCGTCTGCCCGCAGACGTCAACGAGACATCTCTTCTACTTATGTGCCTGGTCCAGTGACGGCCGATCCAGGATCTTCAGTGCCATATGCTCAACAGCACGAGGAtgatctggtgccagatcctgtcTGGTACCCGAGTGGTCCTATAGATGCGTCCATATTGATAAG GGATCCCCAGAGGTTCTACAACCATGACCGAAAGATAGTCGTTCATCAGCAGCCTGACGAACTGTGGTTCCGGGATACACTCGCAGCTTCTAGGCTGAGGGACCTCAGCACGATATGCTTCCAAACGATCCATAACGGGATGCTGATGGCATTTGCAGAGAGGTGGCATCCAGATATCTCATCCTTTCATCTTCCTCTTAGTGAGATTACCATCACTCTGGATAACATTGCATGTCTCTTGCATATACTTGTCAGGGGTACCCTCCTTAGTCACGGTAGGCTGACGAATGTGGAAGTGATGGAGATGCTGATTGAGGAGCTAGGGGATGATCATGCTAATGcgcttgaggaggtggagaggatCCGCGGGGCGCACATGAGGTTTCATACCTTGCAACGAATATATGATGCGGAGTTTCTTGCGGAAAATCAGGTTGCTGATGACGAGGCATAA